In the Alligator mississippiensis isolate rAllMis1 chromosome 7, rAllMis1, whole genome shotgun sequence genome, one interval contains:
- the LOC132251755 gene encoding olfactory receptor 13H1-like — MEEEENQTMVAEFIFTGFSNHPTTRMMLTGFFLVAYLVTLVGNGLIILLTVYDTHLHTPMYFFLSNLSFLDICYSTTTIPQALVNFSVDRPTISYARCSCQLLTSLYLGCTECLLLAVMAYDRYVAIANPLHYTLIMSKTERTNLALGSWTVAFLLTVVPVILMPSCVCGKNEIDHFACELSALMKLVCSDTSKSQIVMFITGSLSLLIPFSFILFSYMCIILTILQIRSVAGRSKAFSTCGSHLTVVTVFYSTVIFKYLKPQGKSFHRQDKIISVFYLVVTPMLNPLIYTLRNQEVTGALRKMTGRKGDS, encoded by the coding sequence atggaagaggaggagaatcAAACTATGGTGGCTGAATTCATCTTCACTGGCTTCTCCAATCACCCGACCACAAGGATGATGTTAACTGGGTTCTTCCTTGTGGCCTACCTGGTAACCCTAGTTGGAAATGGACTCATCATTCTCCTAACTGTGTATGATACAcaccttcacacccccatgtacttcttcctcagcaatTTGTCCTTCCTGGATATCTGCTATTCTACAACTACCATCCCACAGGCATTAGTAAATTTTTCAGTTGACAGACCCACCATTTCCTATGCACGGTGTTCCTGCCAGTTATTGACTTCACTTTACTTAGGATGTACTGAGTGTCTCCTGCTAGCAGTCATGGCATACGACCGCTATGTTGCTATTGCCAACCCACTGCATTATACACTTATTATGAGCAAGACAGAGCGCACCAACTTGGCATTGGGTTCATGGACAGTTGCCTTCCTGCTGACCGTAGTCCCTGTTATCCTCATGCCCTCTTGTGTCTGTGGGAAGAATGAGATTGACCATTTTGCATGTGAACTCTCAGCTCTAATGAAGCTGGTTTGCTCTGACACTTCCAAGAGTCAAATTGTCATGTTTATCACTGGATCACTCTCTCTCCTTATCCCTTTCTCCTTCATCCTTTTCTCTTACATGTGCATCATCCTAACCATCTTGCAGATCCGCTCAGTGGCTGGCCGGTCCAAGGCCTTTTCCACCTGTGGCTCCCACCTGACTGTGGTAACGGTCTTCTATAGCACAGTAATATTCAAGTACCTCAAACCCCAAGGTAAGTCATTCCACAGGCAGGataaaattatttctgttttctacTTAGTAGTGACACCAATGTTAAATCCTCTAATCTACACACTGAGAAATCAGGAAGTCACAGGGGCCCTGAGGAAAATGACTGGCAGGAAGGGAGATTCATAg